The nucleotide window GGCGGTCGAGTCGGTGACGGAGTTGACCAGCGGGATCTCCGCCCACACGATCAGCCCGCGTTCGTCGGCCAGTTCGTAGTCCTTCTGGTCGTGCTGGTAGTGCGCCATCCGGATGGCGCTGGCTCCGAGTTCCCGGATGAGATCGAAGTCCCGTACATGGTCGGCGTCGGTTGCCGCCCAGCCTCTGACGCCTTGGTCCTGGTGCAGGTTCACGCCGTGCAGACCAATGGGTTCGCCGTTGAGGTGGAAGCCGGTGTCGGCGTCGACGGCGAAGGCGCGCAGGCCCAGTCGTTCGGTCACCACGTCCGTGATCCGGTCCGCGCCCGCGGTGACGTCGTGGATCTCGGAGCTGGCGTTGTAGAGGTACGGGTCCGCCAGGCCGTTCCACAGGCGTGGGCGGTCGATGACGACGGTCAGCCTGATCTCGGCGCCGGCGGCCGCGGGGACAGCCTGCGCGGTACTGCCGGCCTCCGCGACGACGTTCCCGTTCCTGTCGGCGATGACGGTACGGACAACCACCGATCTGGTGGTACCGCTGTCGTTCCACAGCTTCGTTGTCACGGTCACGGTGGCCGACTCCGCGGTCACATCGCTCTGACGCAGGTAGACGCCGGGACCTGCGTAGTCCTCCATCCGGACATGGAGCGGGTCGGTGGCCCACAGGCTCACATTGCGGTAGATGCCGCCCTCGAAGGTGTAGTCCGCGCTCACCGGTGCGATGCCGGTATCACGGGCGTTGGTCACCCTTACCGCGATCACATTGTCCTTGCCCGGGACGAGCACGGTGTCGGCGGCGAACCTGAACCGGGAGTATCCACCTCGGTGCTGCCCGAGATGCGTACCGTTGATCCAGACGTCGGCGACCTGGTCGACCCCGGCGAACTGCAGGTACAACCTCTTGCCGGCCAGGTCGGACGGCACGGTGTAATGGCGGCGGTACCAGCCCACGCCGCGGTAGTAGTTGTCGCCGCCATCGGCACCGTCGCCGGCGTTCCATGTGTGGGGCGTATTCACCGACGTCCATCCGGAGTCGTCGAACCCAGGCGTTTCAGCGCCTGTGACGTCTGTCCTGACGAATCTCCACCCCTTGTTGAGATCGATGCGCACACGCGGATTCGGCGCTGTGTACGTCGCAGCCGCGGAGGCGGCATCGGCCTGCGCGAGCCCCGCCAGCGAGGCCAGCAGTCCTCCAGCCGTACCGCTCAGCACCTGTCGGCGAGTAGGGGAACCCGTCATTCGAGAACTCACTTCCGCAAAGGTCGAGGAGAAGGGGGACGTGCTGCGGCGTTACGCCGACGACCGGGAAGGTGTGTCCGGTCGCGCTTCGCGTCCGGTCGGCGGTTCTCCCGGCACCGTGTCGTGCTGCTGCGGTGGGCATGTATCGATCCAGGTCACCTGTATGACCGCGCGGTCATGTTCATGTATCCATGACCGCGCGGTCACATTTATGTATCCGGAGGGGCGTGCGTCAAGAGAACCGACAGCATCAGTTGTGTCCCGCCCGACCTGTTCGAGGTCGCGAACGTGCGCCGACGATCGACGCGCTCGGCTTACCGAGGCCGCTCTGCCGACGCCGCCGGTGCGATGCGACAGCGCGCTGCCGGGCAGTGGAGGACGAGGTGCGTGACGCCGTACATCCCGAGCGGGGTGTAATCCCCCGCTCTTCAAGGGTGCGGGGCTGTGACCTGTGCGGCTCCGCCGCGTGGGCGCGAGCAACCACGACCCACCCGCACCCGCCGCGCGACACGCGCTCTCGACCTCCGAGGCTCCGGAGCCGAGGCGACCGCGCACCTCACCGTCGCTGCAGTTCTCCCACCCGCGCCGCCCCGGTGACGTTGCACGGCATGGCCGGATGCATCCCGAGCAGCACCACCCCGGCCACGATCCCGACGAGCCCCAGCGCCTCCCAGGTCAGCGCACCCGCGTCGGTGCGCAGCCGGTCGCCGAGGAAGCCGACCCCGCACAGGATCCCGGCCAGCGGCTGCGCCGCGGTGAGCGCGGGCAGCGACATCCGCAGCGGGGCCGTCTCGAAGGCGCTCTGCACCAGCACGAGCCCCGTCACACCCAGCAGCAGCACACCGTACGGCTGCCAGGAGGTGATCAGCGCGGTCCAGCCGCCGGCGGCGAAGTTCTGTCCGCTGACCCGGGTGAGCGCGTCCTGGACGCCGTACAGCAGCCCGGCCGCCACCGCCAGCAGCACCGGCCCGGCACTCAGCCGCGAGCGCTTCGCGTAGGCGGTGAGGAGCAGGGCCAGGCCGAGCATCGCGCCGATGATCAGCCAGTGGCGGAAGGGGTCGCCGACCGCCTCGCCGCCCTCGGGCCGCCCGGCCACGATGAACGCCGTCACCCCGCCCGCGAGCAGCAGGAGGCCCGCCCAGCCCTGGCGGCCCAGCGGCTGTTTGGTCCGGCGGCGGGAGAGGGCGAGGGCGAAGAGGAGGTTCGTCGCGAGGAGCGGTTCCACGAGCGTGACCTCGCCCTCGCTGAGCGCGACCGCGCCGAGCGCCATGCCGCACACCATCAGTCCGATGCCGCCTAGCCAGCGCGGTACCCGGATCAGGTCGAGAAGCAGCCGGGGTGAGAGGAAGTCGCTGAGGGGCGCGTGGGCGGCGGCCTGCTGCTGGAGGACGAAACCGGAGCCCAGACAGCAGGCAGCACTCACGGCGAGGATCAGGACGAGAACCGACACGCTGGATTACCTCGGATGATCGACAGGGGGCATAACGGGCAAGTCGCGTATCAAGGGACTCTAACGACCCGGCCGTGGGCTGTCCGTAAGAGGGAACACATCCGCGCAGTTGACTAGCTCACTCCTTCTGCCGAAGGATCAGTCCCCAAAGCTGCTGACCGGCCAGTAACAAAGCGTCCCGGCAGGCCCTCGCATGCCTGGTCCGCCGCATCCACGTTGCCCCGTTCCCGAGAGGACGTCCTCCATGTCGTACGACGCAGATGTGATCGTGATCGGGGCGGGCCTCGCCGGGCTCGCGGCGACCGCGGAGCTCGTCGACGCGGGCCGCAAGGTGATCCTCCTCGACCAGGAGCCGGAGCAGTCGATCGGCGGTCAGGCGCACTGGTCCTTCGGCGGACTCTTCTTCGTCGACTCGCCCGAGCAGCGCCGCCTGCGGATCAAGGACAGCCACGCCCTCGCCCTCCAGGACTGGATGGGCACGGCCGCCTTCGACCGCGAGGAGGACCACTGGCCGCGCAAGTGGGCCGAGGCGTACGTGAACTTCGCGGCCGGTGAGAAGCGGTCCTGGCTGTACCAGCAGGGCGTCCGGTTCTTCCCGGTGGTCGGCTGGGCCGAGCGCGGCGGCTACGACGCCAACGGCCACGGCAACTCCGTCCCCCGCTTCCACATCACCTGGGGCACCGGCCCGGGGCTCGTCGCGCCCTTCGAGCGCCGGGTACGGGAGGGCGTGGCCCGGGGCCTGGTCCAGCTGAAGTTCCGGCACCGCGTGACCGGCCTTTCGCGCAGCGCGGGCGCCGTCGACACCGTCACCGGCGAGATCCTGGAGCCGTCGGGCATCGAGCGCGGCCAGGCCAGCAGCCGCGAGGTCACCGGCGCCTTCGAACTGAAGGCCCAGGCCGTGATCGTCACCTCCGGCGGCATCGGTGGCAACCACGACCTCGTCCGCGCCAACTGGCCCGAGCGCCTCGGCAACCCCCCGGAGAAGATGATCTCCGGCGTGCCCGCGCACGTCGACGGCAAGATGCTCGCCATCGCCGAGGAGGCGGGCGCGCACCTCATCAACCGCGACCGCATGTGGCACTACACCGAGGGCATCCAGAACTGGAACCCCATCTGGGAGAACCACGGCATCCGCGTCCTGCCCGGCCCGTCCTCGCTCTGGCTGGACGCGCGCGGCAAGCGGCTCCCCGTCCCGCTCTTCCCGGGCTTCGACACCCTCGGCACGCTCGAGCACATCATGAAGACCGGCTACGACTACACGTGGTTCGTGCTCGACCAGAAGATCATCGGCAAGGAGTTCGCGCTCTCCGGCTCCGAGCAGAACCCCGACCTCACCGGCAAGTCCATCAAGGACGTCTTCATCCGGGCCCGTGCGGACGTCCCCGGCCCGGTGAAGGCCTTCATGGACCACGGGGTCGACTTCGTCGTGGAGAAGGACCTCGGCTCCCTGGTGCGCGGCATGAACGCGCTCACGAAGGAACCGCTGATCGACGAGGCCGAACTGCGCCGCGAGATCGTCTCCCGGGACCGCGAGGTCGCCAACCCCTTCACCAAGGACCTCCAGGTCATGGCCATCCGGGGCGCCCGCAACTACCTCGGCGACAAGCTGATCCGCACCGCGAGCCCGCACCGCATCCTCGACCCCAAGGCCGGCCCCCTCATCGCCGTCCGCCTCAACATCCTCACCCGCAAGACCCTCGGCGGCCTGGAGACCGACCTCTCCTCCCGCGTCCTCACCGAGGGCGGCGACCCGCTGGAGGGCGTGTACGCGGCGGGCGAGGCGGCCGGCTTCGGCGGCGGCGGTGTCCACGGCTACCGCTCCCTGGAGGGCACCTTCCTCGGCGGCTGCCTGTTCTCGGGGCGTACGGCGGGTCGGGCGGCGGCGAAGGCGACGGCCTGACCCGTGTCGCACGGGTGAGTAGTTCCGATGAATTTCCGCCGTCCCTGGCCGAACCGGGGCGGCGGATGTTCGAATCAAGGGGTGAACCCTGAAGTACCCGACGCCTCCGGAGAACGCGAACCGGAGCGGGGCAAGCCCATCGGCCGCCGCATCTTCCTCGGCACCCTCGGCCTCGGCGCCCTGGGTGTGGTCTCCGCGCCAGTCCTCCAGCGTGGCCTGGAGGGCTTCCTCGGCGAGGCCGCCCAGAAGGACCCCACCGGCCTGACCGGACTGCTCCCCAACGGCGGCGGCTTCCGCTACTACTCGGTGACGGCCTCCGTCCCCCGCAAGACCGCCAAGAACTACCGCCTCACCGTCGACGGCCTGGTCGACAAGCCCACCTCGTACACCCTCGCCGACCTGCGTGCCCTGCCGCAGACCCGGATGGTCAAGGACGTCCAGTGCGTCACGGGCTGGCGGGTGCCGGACACACCGTTCGAGGGCGTACGGCTCTCCGCGCTGCTGGACGCCGCCGGGGTGCGCTCCTCGGCCGGCGCGGTCCGCTTCACCTGCTTCGACGGGGCGTACACCGAGAGCCTCACGCTGGAGCAGGCCCGCCGCTCCGACGTCCTGGTGGCGCTGCGCATGCAGGACAAGGACATCGGCCACAACCACGGCGGCCCGGTACGCCTGTACGTGGCCCCCATGTACTTCTACAAGTCGGCCAAGTGGCTCTCCGGCATCACCGTCACGGAGAAGGTCGAGCCCGGCTACTGGGAGGAGCGGGGCTACGACATCGACGCTTGGGTCGGCCGATCGAACGGGCGGGACGATGAACCCACGACTTGACGAGGCTCCGCCGATGGCCGCCGACACCCGCGTCCGGCGCTTCACGGCCGCCGAGCGCTGGATCCACCGGACCACGGCGGCCCTGATGGGCGTCTGCGTGCTGACGGCGGCCTGCCTCTACATCCCCGCCCTCGCCGAGCTGGTCGGTCGCCGGGCCCTGGTGGTCACGGTCCACGAGTGGACGGGCCTGCTGCTGCCGCTCCCGGTCCTCGCGGGCCTCGCCTCCCGCGCGTTCCGCGCCGACGTCGGCCGGCTGAACCGCTGGGGCCCGCACGACCGCCTCTGGCTCCGCGCGGCCCGGCGTCGCGTGCCAGGCCGTCGCCCGGCGGCCAAGTTCAACGCGGGGCAGAAGATCTACGCCGCCTGGATCAGCGGCGCGACCCTCGTCATGCTCGCCACGGGCCTGATGATGTGGTTCACCCACCTCACCCCGCTGATGTGGCGCACCAGCGCGACCTTCGTCCACGACTGGCTGGCCCTGACCATCGGCGTCGTCCTGGCCGGCCACATCGGCATGGCCCTGGGCGACCCGGAGGCGAGACGGGGACTGCGGACGGGCCTGGTCAGCCGGGAGTGGGCGGACCGCGAGCACCCGCTGTGGCGGCCGTAGAGCCCACAACACCCGAGACGAGCCCTCACCAGGATCCGAAGTCCAGCAGCACCTTGCACGCCAGGCTCCGGTCAGCCGCCAGCGCGAACGCCGACTCCGCCTCCCGCACCGGCACCACCGCGCTCACCAGCCCGTCGAAGCGGGACTCGGCGGCCAGCAGGGCCAAGGCCTCGTCGAACTCGGTGTCGAAGCGGAACGCCCCGCGCAGCTCGATCTCGCGGGCGACCACGAGGTTGCCCGCGAAGGGGCTCTGGCCGGGCGGCAGCATGCCCAGCTGCACCACGACCCCGCCACGCCGTACGAGCCGCAGACAGGTGTCGAGCCCGGCGGCCACCCCGGACGCCTCGACGGCCACGTCGACCTCGGCCGGCCACCCGGCGTCGCCCGGATCGTCGGCCCGTACGACCGTGTCGGCGCCCGCGGCCTCGGCGTACCGCAGGGCCTGCGGCAGAAGGTCGGTGACGGTGATGCGCGCCGCGCCCGCCGCCCGGGCCGCCGCGACGACCAGGCAGCCGATCGGGCCCGCGCCGGTGACGAGGATGTGTCGTCCGGCCACCTCCCCGGCCCGCCGCACCGCGTGCAGCGCGACGGACAGCGGCTCGGCGAGCACGGCCCGGCGGGGGTGCAGTCCCGGCGGAAGAGCCCTCAACTGCTCGGCGGGTACGGCCACTTGAGCCGCGAAGCCGCCCTGTACATGCGGGTGGCGGGCCGCGCTGCCGAGGTAGCGCGTGTCCCGGCAGACATTGCGCCGGCCGTCCACGCACTCCGGGCAGACCCCGCACGGCGTCGCCGGGTGCACGGCGACCGCCGTACCCACCGCCGGGCCCGACGCCCCCTCGCCGTAGGCGAGCACCTCGCCCACGATCTCGTGCCCCAGGACCATCGGCTCCCTCAGCCGGAAGTCACCGACCCCGCCGTGCCGCCAGTAGTGCAGATCCGAGCCGCACACACCGCCGTACCGTACGGCCACCAGCGCCTGCCCGGGACCGGCCGTCGGCACCGGCAACTGCTCGACCCGCAGGTCGTCCTGACCGTGGATCACACAACCCAGCATGGGATCTGCTTCCTTCCAGGGGTTCACAGCACACTCGTCATGCCGCCGTCGACGTACAGCACCTGCCCGCTGACGAAGTCCGCGGCGGGCGAGGCGAGGAACAGCACCCCGCCGACCAGATCCTCGGTGCGGCCCCAGCGCCCGGCCGGAGTGCGCCGCCGCACCCACGCGCTGAACTCGGCGTTGTCCACCAGGGGCTTGGTCAGCTCGGTCTCGATGTAGCCCGGCCCGAGCCCGTTGACCTGCACGCCGTACGGTCCCCAGTCCGCGCACATGCCCTTGGTGAGCATCTTCAGCGCGCCCTTGGTGGCGGCGTAGGGCGCGATACCGGGCCGTACGATCTCGCTCTGCAGCGAGCAGATGTTGATGATCTTTCCGTGGCCGCGTTCGGTCATGTGCCGGGCGGTCTCGCGGCCGACCAGGAACGCGCTGGTGAGATTGGTGTTCAGGATGAGGTGCCAGTCGGCGTCGGTGAACTCCAGCAGCGGCGACCGCAGTTGCATGCCCGCGTTGTTGACCAGGATGTCCAGCGGGCCGACCCGCTCCTCTACGTCCGCGATCCCGGCGGCGACCGAGGGCCCGTCGGTCACGTCGAACGCGGCCGTGTGGACGTCACCGGGCAGTTCGGCGGCGGCCTTGGTGAGCCGCTCGCCGTCGCGGCCGTTGAGGACGACCGTGCAGCCCGCCTCCGACAGGGCCCGGGCGAGGGCGAGGCCGATGCCCCGGCTGGAGCCGGTGACCAGGGCGATCCGGCCGCTGATGTCGAACAGGGGATGAGCCGTCATCGTCGCACTCCCGACTTCGTCGTCGCAGTCCCGAACTTCATCGTCGTACTCCCGACTTCCGTCGTGTCGCGGTGGCTAGGGGTGTTTTGGATGTCCGGTGCGGCGAGGGTGCGTGCCGGGCGCCGTGGGTGCTGTGCGGGATTTTCAAAACACCCTCTAGATCACCAAGGACAGCAGCAGCACGATCGCCCCGGCGACCACCGAGATGATCGTCTCCATGACCGACCAGCTCTTGATGGTCTGGCCGACGCTCATGCCGAAGTACTCCTTGACCATCCAGAAGCCGGCGTCGTTGACATGGCTGAAGAAGAGCGAGCCCGCGCCGATCGCCAGCACCAGCAGCGCGGTGTGGGTGGTCGACATGTCGGCGGCCAGGGGTGCCACGAGACCGGCGGCCGAGATCGTGGCGACCGTCGCCGAGCCCGTCGCCAGACGGATCGCGACCGCGATCAGCCAGGCCAGTACGAGGGCCGGTATCGACCAGTCCTCGGAGATGTCGAGGATCATCCGGCCGACACCGGAGTCGATCAGGGTCTGCTTGAAGCCGCCGCCGGCGCCGACGATCAGCAGGATGCCCGCGATCGGCGCGAGGGAGGTCTCGACGGTCGTCGACAGCCGCCCCTTGCTGAACCCGGCCGCCCGGCCGAGGGTGAACATCCCCACGATCACGGCCGAGAGCAGGGCGATCAGCGGCGAGCCGGCGACGTCGAAGACCCGCTGGACCATGTTCTCCGGATCGTCGACGACGATGTCCACCAGTGCCTTGGCCAGCATCAGCACGACCGGCAGCAGCACGGTGGCGATGGTCGCGCCGAACCCGGGACGCTTCCGAAGCTCCTCCGAGGCCCGCACCGGAACCATGCGCTCGGGGACGGGCACGTCCACCCAGCGGGCCGCGTACTTCGAGAACAGCGGACCGGCGATGACCACGGTGGGTATCGCGACGAGCAGACCGAGGGCCAACGTCACCCCCAGGTTGGCCTGCACCGCGTCGATCGCGACCAGCGGGCCCGGATGCGGCGGGATCAGCCCGTGCATGACGGACAGACCGGCGAGGGCCGGAACGCCGATACGCATCAGCGAGTAGCCGCCGCGCTGGGCGACCATCAGCACCACCGGGATCAGCAGCACGATCCCCACCTCGAAGAACAGCGGCAGCCCGATCACGGAGGCGATCAGCACCATCGCCCACGGCATCGCACGCCCGCCCGCCTTCGCGAGAA belongs to Streptomyces graminofaciens and includes:
- a CDS encoding FAD-binding dehydrogenase — encoded protein: MSYDADVIVIGAGLAGLAATAELVDAGRKVILLDQEPEQSIGGQAHWSFGGLFFVDSPEQRRLRIKDSHALALQDWMGTAAFDREEDHWPRKWAEAYVNFAAGEKRSWLYQQGVRFFPVVGWAERGGYDANGHGNSVPRFHITWGTGPGLVAPFERRVREGVARGLVQLKFRHRVTGLSRSAGAVDTVTGEILEPSGIERGQASSREVTGAFELKAQAVIVTSGGIGGNHDLVRANWPERLGNPPEKMISGVPAHVDGKMLAIAEEAGAHLINRDRMWHYTEGIQNWNPIWENHGIRVLPGPSSLWLDARGKRLPVPLFPGFDTLGTLEHIMKTGYDYTWFVLDQKIIGKEFALSGSEQNPDLTGKSIKDVFIRARADVPGPVKAFMDHGVDFVVEKDLGSLVRGMNALTKEPLIDEAELRREIVSRDREVANPFTKDLQVMAIRGARNYLGDKLIRTASPHRILDPKAGPLIAVRLNILTRKTLGGLETDLSSRVLTEGGDPLEGVYAAGEAAGFGGGGVHGYRSLEGTFLGGCLFSGRTAGRAAAKATA
- a CDS encoding cytochrome b/b6 domain-containing protein, which codes for MNPRLDEAPPMAADTRVRRFTAAERWIHRTTAALMGVCVLTAACLYIPALAELVGRRALVVTVHEWTGLLLPLPVLAGLASRAFRADVGRLNRWGPHDRLWLRAARRRVPGRRPAAKFNAGQKIYAAWISGATLVMLATGLMMWFTHLTPLMWRTSATFVHDWLALTIGVVLAGHIGMALGDPEARRGLRTGLVSREWADREHPLWRP
- a CDS encoding L-idonate 5-dehydrogenase, with the translated sequence MLGCVIHGQDDLRVEQLPVPTAGPGQALVAVRYGGVCGSDLHYWRHGGVGDFRLREPMVLGHEIVGEVLAYGEGASGPAVGTAVAVHPATPCGVCPECVDGRRNVCRDTRYLGSAARHPHVQGGFAAQVAVPAEQLRALPPGLHPRRAVLAEPLSVALHAVRRAGEVAGRHILVTGAGPIGCLVVAAARAAGAARITVTDLLPQALRYAEAAGADTVVRADDPGDAGWPAEVDVAVEASGVAAGLDTCLRLVRRGGVVVQLGMLPPGQSPFAGNLVVAREIELRGAFRFDTEFDEALALLAAESRFDGLVSAVVPVREAESAFALAADRSLACKVLLDFGSW
- a CDS encoding SDR family oxidoreductase codes for the protein MTAHPLFDISGRIALVTGSSRGIGLALARALSEAGCTVVLNGRDGERLTKAAAELPGDVHTAAFDVTDGPSVAAGIADVEERVGPLDILVNNAGMQLRSPLLEFTDADWHLILNTNLTSAFLVGRETARHMTERGHGKIINICSLQSEIVRPGIAPYAATKGALKMLTKGMCADWGPYGVQVNGLGPGYIETELTKPLVDNAEFSAWVRRRTPAGRWGRTEDLVGGVLFLASPAADFVSGQVLYVDGGMTSVL
- a CDS encoding DMT family transporter is translated as MSVLVLILAVSAACCLGSGFVLQQQAAAHAPLSDFLSPRLLLDLIRVPRWLGGIGLMVCGMALGAVALSEGEVTLVEPLLATNLLFALALSRRRTKQPLGRQGWAGLLLLAGGVTAFIVAGRPEGGEAVGDPFRHWLIIGAMLGLALLLTAYAKRSRLSAGPVLLAVAAGLLYGVQDALTRVSGQNFAAGGWTALITSWQPYGVLLLGVTGLVLVQSAFETAPLRMSLPALTAAQPLAGILCGVGFLGDRLRTDAGALTWEALGLVGIVAGVVLLGMHPAMPCNVTGAARVGELQRR
- a CDS encoding gluconate:H+ symporter codes for the protein MTRLSVEMLAADPVEPITSAGHAQLGIAVLAGIAVIVLLITRFKVHAFLALTIGSLALGAFAGAPLDKAIASFTTGLGATVAGVGVLIALGAILGKLLADSGGADQVVDTILAKAGGRAMPWAMVLIASVIGLPLFFEVGIVLLIPVVLMVAQRGGYSLMRIGVPALAGLSVMHGLIPPHPGPLVAIDAVQANLGVTLALGLLVAIPTVVIAGPLFSKYAARWVDVPVPERMVPVRASEELRKRPGFGATIATVLLPVVLMLAKALVDIVVDDPENMVQRVFDVAGSPLIALLSAVIVGMFTLGRAAGFSKGRLSTTVETSLAPIAGILLIVGAGGGFKQTLIDSGVGRMILDISEDWSIPALVLAWLIAVAIRLATGSATVATISAAGLVAPLAADMSTTHTALLVLAIGAGSLFFSHVNDAGFWMVKEYFGMSVGQTIKSWSVMETIISVVAGAIVLLLSLVI
- a CDS encoding molybdopterin-dependent oxidoreductase — encoded protein: MNFRRPWPNRGGGCSNQGVNPEVPDASGEREPERGKPIGRRIFLGTLGLGALGVVSAPVLQRGLEGFLGEAAQKDPTGLTGLLPNGGGFRYYSVTASVPRKTAKNYRLTVDGLVDKPTSYTLADLRALPQTRMVKDVQCVTGWRVPDTPFEGVRLSALLDAAGVRSSAGAVRFTCFDGAYTESLTLEQARRSDVLVALRMQDKDIGHNHGGPVRLYVAPMYFYKSAKWLSGITVTEKVEPGYWEERGYDIDAWVGRSNGRDDEPTT
- a CDS encoding glycoside hydrolase family 2 TIM barrel-domain containing protein, producing the protein MNTPHTWNAGDGADGGDNYYRGVGWYRRHYTVPSDLAGKRLYLQFAGVDQVADVWINGTHLGQHRGGYSRFRFAADTVLVPGKDNVIAVRVTNARDTGIAPVSADYTFEGGIYRNVSLWATDPLHVRMEDYAGPGVYLRQSDVTAESATVTVTTKLWNDSGTTRSVVVRTVIADRNGNVVAEAGSTAQAVPAAAGAEIRLTVVIDRPRLWNGLADPYLYNASSEIHDVTAGADRITDVVTERLGLRAFAVDADTGFHLNGEPIGLHGVNLHQDQGVRGWAATDADHVRDFDLIRELGASAIRMAHYQHDQKDYELADERGLIVWAEIPLVNSVTDSTAFTANAQNQLRELIRQNYNHPSIAFWGIGNELTDYNGGATNRLLDSLAGIVDAEDPDRLSTYAVRSEDPDGAQAGLHTRTTGFNKYLGWYYGSKDSELGAWADNLHKNSPSRRIGISEYGAGANTTQHALNPPRPTPGGSWHPEEYQALFHEAAWQQLAGRPYIWGTYVWAMFDFPSDGRNEGGQPGINDKGLVTRDRQIRKDAFYWYKANWASTPTLYITSRRWTQRTDATTELKVYSNADRVTATLNGTSLGTVSSSNRVFRWATITLRPGRNTVVVTATVNGSTYTDTVDWTLG